A genome region from Halorussus pelagicus includes the following:
- a CDS encoding PHP domain-containing protein — protein MLSVELHAHSSLSYDGRDPVDLMLEQAAAVGLDALAVTDHDEIAASLDAAEKASEYGLVGIPGMEVSSAAGHVLALGVSERVPAGLSFSETLDRIRQQGGVAVVPHPFQKSRSGVMANIGETELAEADAIEVYNSRLLTGRGNRKARRFAERHDLPQTAGSDAHISEMVGQAVTRIDTDERSVKAILDAIADGRTSVEGKRTPWHVSFRQAAGGAKRRVKNRLGEFF, from the coding sequence GTGCTATCGGTCGAGCTTCACGCCCACTCGTCGCTGTCGTACGACGGCCGCGACCCGGTTGACCTCATGCTGGAGCAGGCCGCCGCGGTCGGTCTGGACGCGCTGGCGGTCACCGACCACGACGAAATCGCGGCCAGCCTTGACGCCGCCGAGAAGGCCAGCGAGTACGGACTGGTCGGGATTCCGGGGATGGAGGTCAGTTCCGCCGCGGGACACGTCCTCGCGCTCGGCGTCTCCGAGCGAGTTCCCGCGGGCCTGTCGTTCTCCGAGACGCTCGACCGAATCCGCCAGCAGGGCGGCGTCGCCGTCGTTCCCCACCCGTTCCAGAAATCCCGGAGCGGCGTGATGGCCAACATCGGCGAGACCGAACTCGCCGAGGCCGACGCCATCGAGGTGTACAACTCCCGACTGCTGACCGGCCGCGGAAACCGGAAGGCGCGGCGCTTCGCCGAGCGCCACGATTTGCCCCAGACCGCGGGAAGCGACGCCCACATCAGCGAGATGGTCGGGCAGGCGGTGACGCGAATCGACACCGACGAGCGGAGCGTCAAGGCCATCCTCGACGCAATCGCTGACGGTCGGACGAGCGTCGAGGGCAAGCGAACCCCGTGGCACGTCAGCTTTCGACAGGCCGCGGGCGGAGCCAAGCGCCGAGTGAAGAACCGACTCGGCGAATTCTTCTGA
- a CDS encoding asparagine synthase C-terminal domain-containing protein, producing the protein MRGASAERAARAVADGEPLFDSRGFAGRLPDGRLVRDVLGRQPIFLGERDWSFAPGDLDDPEPLPAGRIFDPESGDTEPVFSLPDPPTAADSREAILNVESALRESLGAVAPDDLAVAFSGGVDSAVVASAFDAPLYVVGFPESHDIEAARRAARLMGREEELRVVELSPADVERAVPEVARATGRTNAMDVQIALPLYLAAEQAAADGFERLAVGQGADELFGGYAKVARAPEDPRVEAETVRGAAREVIGSLPDQLERDVLALRAAGVEPVAPLLDDRVIRAALALPGELLVDGRGERKKALRLAAREFVPDAVAFREKKAVQYGSLVAREVDRLARQAGFKRRMDDHVSQYVEFVVER; encoded by the coding sequence ATGCGCGGCGCGTCGGCCGAGCGCGCGGCGCGGGCCGTCGCCGACGGAGAACCGCTGTTCGACTCGCGGGGGTTCGCCGGGCGACTCCCCGACGGCCGCCTCGTCCGCGACGTGCTCGGCCGCCAGCCGATTTTTCTTGGCGAGAGAGACTGGTCGTTCGCGCCCGGCGACCTCGACGACCCCGAACCGCTCCCCGCGGGCCGAATTTTCGACCCCGAGAGCGGAGACACGGAGCCGGTTTTCTCGCTTCCGGACCCACCGACAGCGGCAGACTCCCGAGAGGCGATTCTGAACGTGGAGTCCGCGCTCCGCGAGAGTCTCGGCGCAGTCGCGCCGGACGACCTCGCGGTGGCGTTCTCCGGCGGCGTCGATTCGGCGGTGGTCGCCAGCGCCTTCGACGCGCCGCTGTACGTCGTCGGCTTTCCGGAGAGTCACGACATCGAGGCGGCGCGGCGCGCGGCCCGCCTGATGGGCCGCGAGGAGGAGTTACGGGTCGTGGAGCTATCTCCGGCGGACGTAGAGCGCGCGGTGCCCGAGGTGGCCCGCGCGACCGGGCGGACGAACGCGATGGACGTGCAAATCGCGCTGCCGCTGTATCTCGCCGCGGAGCAGGCGGCCGCGGACGGTTTCGAACGACTTGCGGTCGGACAGGGCGCGGACGAACTGTTCGGCGGGTACGCGAAGGTCGCCCGAGCGCCCGAGGACCCCCGCGTCGAGGCCGAGACGGTTCGTGGCGCGGCCCGCGAGGTAATCGGGTCGCTCCCGGACCAACTGGAACGAGACGTGCTGGCGCTCCGCGCGGCGGGCGTCGAACCGGTCGCGCCGCTGTTGGACGACCGAGTGATTCGGGCCGCGCTTGCGCTTCCGGGCGAATTGCTGGTTGACGGCCGCGGCGAGCGCAAGAAGGCGCTCCGACTGGCGGCCCGCGAGTTCGTCCCCGACGCGGTGGCGTTCCGCGAGAAGAAGGCGGTCCAGTACGGCAGTCTGGTCGCCCGCGAGGTGGACCGACTCGCTCGACAGGCCGGGTTCAAACGCCGAATGGACGACCACGTCTCACAGTACGTCGAGTTCGTAGTCGAGCGTTAG
- a CDS encoding NUDIX hydrolase encodes METTRHFTATVYVVNDGAVALHYHDRLGKWVAPGGHLDRDELPREAARREVREETGLDVSLLEPETDLDAEAGRELPPAEHVLLFDVDVHPNGEVSHQHLDHVYFGEVEGRAINPAGDDEAAADEWEWFTREQLRAFSQLETEVEQLSIEAIEEIERRSA; translated from the coding sequence ATGGAGACGACCCGCCATTTCACCGCGACCGTCTACGTCGTCAACGACGGCGCGGTCGCCCTGCACTACCACGACCGACTCGGTAAGTGGGTCGCGCCCGGCGGCCACCTCGACCGCGACGAACTCCCCCGCGAGGCGGCCCGCCGCGAGGTCCGCGAAGAGACCGGACTCGACGTGAGCCTACTCGAACCCGAGACCGATCTCGACGCCGAGGCGGGGCGCGAACTCCCGCCCGCAGAACACGTCTTGTTGTTCGACGTGGACGTTCACCCGAACGGCGAGGTCAGCCACCAACATCTCGACCACGTCTACTTCGGCGAAGTCGAGGGTCGCGCCATCAACCCCGCAGGCGACGACGAGGCGGCCGCCGACGAGTGGGAGTGGTTCACCCGCGAGCAACTTCGGGCGTTCTCGCAACTGGAGACCGAGGTCGAGCAGTTGAGCATCGAAGCCATCGAGGAAATCGAACGTCGCTCCGCGTAG
- a CDS encoding transcription initiation factor IIB: MTETRTRTHTDERTTDETEREEHHCPECGGNLVSDEERGETVCGECGLVVDEDQIDPGPEWRAFDASEKDQKSRVGAPTTNTMHDKGLSTNIGWQDKDAYGNSLGSRQREKMQRLRKWNERFRTRDSKERNLKQALGEIDRMASALGLPDNVRETASVIYRRALDEDLLPGRSIEGVATSALYAAARQAGTPRSLDEISGVSRVEKDEIARTYRYVVRELSLEIQPADPKSYVPRFVSDLGVSDEVERRARDLLDTATEKGIHSGKSPVGLAAAAVYAAALLSNEKVTQSEVSDVSDISEVTIRNRYHELLEAKDDAIAP; this comes from the coding sequence ATGACTGAAACACGCACCCGAACCCACACCGACGAGCGAACCACCGACGAGACCGAGCGCGAGGAACACCACTGTCCCGAATGCGGCGGGAACCTCGTCTCCGACGAGGAGCGCGGCGAGACGGTCTGTGGCGAGTGCGGTCTCGTCGTTGACGAGGACCAGATCGACCCCGGACCGGAGTGGCGCGCGTTCGACGCCAGCGAGAAAGACCAGAAGTCCCGCGTCGGCGCGCCGACGACGAACACGATGCACGACAAGGGTCTCTCGACCAACATCGGGTGGCAGGACAAGGACGCCTACGGCAACTCGCTGGGGTCGCGCCAGCGCGAGAAGATGCAGCGACTTCGCAAGTGGAACGAGCGATTCCGCACGCGCGACTCGAAGGAGCGCAACCTCAAGCAGGCGCTCGGCGAAATCGACCGCATGGCCTCCGCGCTCGGCCTGCCGGACAACGTCCGGGAGACCGCCTCGGTCATCTACCGGCGCGCGCTCGACGAGGACCTGCTTCCCGGCCGCTCCATCGAGGGCGTCGCCACTAGCGCGCTCTACGCCGCCGCCCGGCAGGCGGGCACGCCGCGCAGTCTCGACGAAATCAGCGGCGTCTCCCGCGTCGAGAAGGACGAAATCGCCCGCACCTACCGCTACGTCGTCCGGGAACTCAGCCTCGAAATCCAGCCTGCAGACCCCAAAAGCTACGTCCCGCGGTTCGTCTCGGACCTCGGCGTCAGCGACGAGGTGGAGCGCCGCGCCCGCGACCTGCTCGACACTGCGACCGAGAAGGGCATCCACAGCGGCAAGTCGCCGGTCGGTCTCGCCGCGGCCGCCGTCTACGCCGCCGCACTGCTCAGCAACGAGAAGGTGACCCAGAGCGAGGTCAGCGATGTCTCGGACATCAGCGAGGTCACCATCCGAAACCGCTACCACGAACTGCTCGAAGCGAAAGACGACGCCATCGCGCCCTGA
- the gatC gene encoding Asp-tRNA(Asn)/Glu-tRNA(Gln) amidotransferase subunit GatC, with protein sequence MSDTSPGPEEVRHVADLARVGLDDEEVERFTDQFADILDYFETLEEVPEVERDADLVNVMREDEVRDSLTQEEALANAAETEDGYFKGPNVS encoded by the coding sequence ATGAGCGACACGTCTCCCGGTCCCGAGGAGGTCCGTCACGTCGCCGACCTCGCGCGCGTCGGTCTCGACGACGAGGAGGTCGAGCGGTTCACCGACCAGTTCGCGGACATCCTCGACTACTTCGAGACGCTGGAGGAGGTGCCCGAAGTCGAACGCGACGCCGACCTCGTGAACGTCATGCGCGAAGACGAGGTGCGCGACTCCCTCACGCAGGAGGAGGCGCTGGCCAACGCGGCCGAGACCGAGGACGGCTACTTCAAGGGACCGAACGTCTCGTAA